The Phoenix dactylifera cultivar Barhee BC4 unplaced genomic scaffold, palm_55x_up_171113_PBpolish2nd_filt_p 000139F, whole genome shotgun sequence nucleotide sequence tagcagttggtgtcccgaggtggagtcgacgagctggtcgatgctcgggagggggaaactgtcttttgggcaggccttgttcaggtcggtgtagtccacacacatacgccattttccgttggccttctttacgaggactatgttggcgagccagtccgggtaggagacctcccggatgaagccggctccgaggagtttgtccacctcctcggccgcagctcgttgtcgctcgggggcggagcctcttttcttctgctttataggcctgctggttggtttcacctgaagtcggtggaccatgacctcagggtcaattcctggcacgtccgcgggcgaccaggcgaagacgtcggcattatcccgcaggaagctgacgaggcgatccctctcatgggcgccgaggccggagccgacctgcacggttagcttgggaaaattttctcgtagtgggatttgaataaggagctcaccgggctctacttgcttcttccagggggtgtcccttgcatcgagggtttctatggggagtgaggggcgcgtcgggcggtctggcgcctcagctggttgtttcactgtgtgggccgccatgtagcattgcttggcgaccagttggtctccgcggacctcgcctactccttggccggtggggaaccgcatgagtaaatggcgggttgaaaccacggctcgaagggtgtttaaccctgggcgcccaaggatggcgttgtagaccgagggcagacggaccaccaagaagtccatcctcacagtgctctcccggggggcgaggccaactgtgacaaggaagctagcctcaccttcaaccgagaccgcatctccggtaaacccgactagcggggcattgattctccggagatgtcttcctgtcaaccccattttttggtaggcatggtagtacaaaatattggctgaacttccattgtcaactaggacacgctttacatcaaacctatttacaatcatggagatgaccacagcgtcatcgtgaggggtctcgaccccttctaagtcctcgtccgagaacgagatgacttcatcagtacgtgggcgcttcgggggtgttccctgggcggccgttcctgccgaggcccgcccgatcatgttgatggtgccggcgatgggcctgttgtcgcctggattttcggttggtgcgacattctccgccggccttctttcctcaggtcgattcctcacgaaccggttgagtactccccgtcggatgagcgcttctatctcgtcccggagttggaagcagtcctccgtgtcgtgcccacggtctcggtggaagcggcaatacttcctggtatttcggggaaatcccgtgtctcgcataggaggcgggggtcggaagaagtcccgaccctcaatttccatcaggatctcggcccggggagcattgacgggtgtatagttctcgtacctcgcctggtacgtccggggccgtggttgagacctcggacgaggaggtgtcctctgctgaggtcgcccctgctgacggggcggactcctcagtctggggagatttttctctctgcggggagaccggctcctttgtcggccgcgctcctcgcggcgcttcttctgcttcttagaggcgggctcgattgctccccgcctggaggcgactgcctcctcggccttggcatacttccgggctcgggccagcatttcggtgaagtcggccgggaagctcttctcgatggagaagaggaatcggtaggagcgaaccccagttttcagagccgacatggctatcgactggtctagctcgcggacctcccatgtggcggcggtaaagcggtccaggtactctttgagggactccccctccttctgcttgatgtccaggagggagtctgatgtccgtcgctggcgccggctagcagcaaagttggtggcgaactgcctgccgagctgctcaaaggaggacaccgtgttcggcttcagtccagaaaaccaaagccgagcggtccctcggagggtcgctggaaaggctttgcagagtatggcctccgaggacccttgtagggccatgagggcccgataactctccaagtggtcgagggggtcggtgattccgctgtagggctccacctgaggcattttgaatctcacgggaaccggctcgtcctcgatctggcgggagaagggggacttggcagtgaactcaaagtccccttcctgtcttgccttcttgccgtggagtgccgcaatctggcgctccagatgctcaacttttcggtcgagctctcccacccgtgggattgtcgttgtggtttgcgccggcccttggcggtccggggctgactccgcctcggaaagttggggtctccgatCGAAACCTTCTCTCGGTAACTCCCTACGGGGAGTAGCCCGTtctccgttgttggctctggaggagccatgcagattttgactggggagaaccgggccgttggggagacactccggcggggcctgggcctgcgggggaagcgcCGATGAAGCTTCCACGCGCCGTAGGCCCtgcacggcggcggccagggcctggacttgctgtaccagggcattgaactgttccagCTGGACCTGAGGACCTGGGTCAGCTGGAGTTGGgaaattctggacggagtgtccaggactttgcgggggacgccgggagacgttagaggctcccttacttctcaacttcatgactgctactcgggcccttcctctagcgccaactgttgctggaaattggacccgggggcaatcttcggtcgaggagagggagcgggaggtggttactcacggtggggcggtggttcgtcgacgggcggcgtcctccgtctggggcgatcggcgagaaggagcggctgattcccgcggctgggtgacgatccgacagtgggcggcgtcctccgtctgggtgcctgcacacgagccggtggccgggtctcccggcgccggccctccgacgctcaagtcagggagggggcaaatcgtgtagagtagaggtaaaCGGTGCGTGTCCTCAGTatcgattttccaacccccttttatagaccgggggtcggtttacctgcgatgtaacggggcgaagccgtagtacggctcggcatgtcgttcaggtcggcgcttggtcaggcgaataattgcactgatgtcggcgatgagggcgtTGTACAACCCGAATTAGCACGCTACTAggcgaatttattgcatcagtgtcggaggtatggccgagatcagagacttatcacagttgactagactctgctgggcttatttgccgtggagagctgggagtccgtagatgacaggagtcacgtgcattaattgttgagtgagccggagatccacatttattgtggagtaagccggagatccgcatttattgtggagtaagccggagatccgcattcattgtggagtaagctggagatccatatttattgtggagtgtgccggaggatcacagcggtcatgcgcaataaatgccggaggggcgtcatagtacggtctctggccggacctcggagacgtatagccgtagtaggtggctgacaaaagtaggcctcgggcattggggtttctcttaggtcggaggttccgagttcgggtgccgacttcgggcttccagggtcgacgattgtgcggcttctttggggcattcgtgtcatttgggggaaaaaccttattcccccaacaattATGTTTCATCACCAAACAATAATTTGGATGGTGTCACTCTGCAAGGGGCAAAGGTTCCATGCCCTTTGTTGAAAGGTTTTCTTTGGGGCTTCTGTTTTACAGTATCCCGCTCAATCTATTTGGAGAGGGGTGTGGATATAGAATAGTATATGagattataataaaaaatgaaataaaaatattcaTCATGCTCCTATGAAGAATGCCCACGGTCCTGCCGACTTTACACAGAATGTCttgcaaaaataataaaaaggttATTTAAAGAACTGCGAGTGctcaaacttatatatatatatatatatatatatatatatatatatattacgacAATACTTCGTCACATGCCATAGTTTACATAAGCTATGAAGTCGGCAAAATCGGTGGTGGACTTTCAGATAATTTCTCCAACTTTCTGAGTCTTCGCTGCATCGAGTTCGACGAAGAAACGTCGGAGGCTCCATAAAATAATCTCCAGTCCTTCTGTCTTCTTCTCGTCCAATTCATGGCGACTGCCCTTCCtttcctcccccttctcctctcCAAACCTTCTTCCCCTCCACCTCCTTCCCTTTCACGGAGAACCACCACGCGTCCCTTAAGAAAGTGTGGCAAATTGGCCGTGGCAGcgaggaagccatggcctcccCTTTGGCCGCGGTCTTCTTCCCAGCCGACGCCCGAAGTTGCGCGCGAAGGCGACGCAGATGAGATATCGAGGGCGACGCTTTTGTGGAGAGCCGCCAAATTGCCCATCTACTCTGTGGCGTTGGTCCCTCTCACCGTGAGTACCACCAGCCATgcttctctctcctccctccttaATCGCCGGTTAATTTCCAACACAGAATACTTCTCTTTGTTGATATTTCcctaaaagaattgattttgatccgtTTAATTGGTGAATTTGGGATTTTTAGTTCCACTAATAGGCCTCAGTGCCCGGTGGGGTAGTTGATTGGCCAAAGTTTTGTACAGCATCGATATACCAATGTGCCTTGTGTTGCTCTGTTGAATGCATAGGAATTCTCAACGTGAGTGCTGCCGGTATTGCTTCCTTCTTCTCTCCTCAATTCTTCAAATCCCCGTTAACCCCTAATATTTGATGCTTTTATGGACCAGCATTCTAAGTTGTGTGAAaggaaatttgatttttgattcACTTTTCTGGGTGAACTGGGGTTTTTACTTAATTGTTTGACATTTGACAGGCCACAGCATAAAATTCCTTGCTGGACATAGATGGGGCATTGTAGATTTCTAACTGTCTTTTTTTGTTCCAATGGAATCTGAAGAATCCCTAGGTGTCCCCGGTTTTGTGTAAGCTGATAAAGGAGTGTGTTTAGAAGTCAGCACATTGCTTTTTGCTGGGTTCCAGTTTGTCAAATCAAAACCATTGAGCTCCATCAGACGTCAACTTGGACAATGGAAGTTAGTGCATTTAAAGAACCGGCCTTTGGAAAGTTTTAATGGTCTTGTATTTTAATAGGCGATTGGGATTTTACTTCAAACATTTATCTTGGTATAAATAACAGATCACTGAAGATTTATTACTTTCCCTCACGAAAAAAAGATATCTTAACCTGCCTTTTAGTGCCCTAACTATTGAACTCTGGTTTCAGCATTTTTGTGTAAGATTTTGGTTGGATATGTCTCTTCTGGTATTGTTTTAATTTTGAAAGTAACAACCAGGGTGCCAATTGCAAAATTTTGAAAGTTTAATAACCTGTTTGCACTAAATTGAAGTTCAGGATAAAAAGGAAAACCTCCAAAAGGTTTAGGTTTTTTGGTGTGATTAAGCCAAACATTGTCAACTCTAATGTGCTGCTGAAGATGATAAATCACGACTCTTGCATGCTAAATCAAGCAACTATTCAAAGTATCTCTTTGTTTTTAGCATTAAATGAAAATTTGCTTTAGTTGTGAAGTATTGACTGTTTAATTTATGTGTTTCCTCAACCATTCATAATGCTATTGCATTTGTATTTGCTTGCGATGTTAGAAAAAATTGTTTGTATTAACAAAAACTGTATATATTGTTTAATATTGAATGGACTGTGGGTGGTTGTGGTGCATATTATTCAAGTTAACATCAGTCTTATCTTTGAAATCATACAAATTGTTGGTATATGATCCTAGAATTATGTATCTATTTGAGGACAGTTTTCTGCTTTTCTTTCATTGACCTTTATTTTCAACTATACAAATTTGAAAAGTGAatgtgtgattttttttttctggcattttttttaattaatacacTAAAGAAACTCAGACACTTGGCATCCAGGTTGTGTCTAGTCAATGTCTGCTTAGCGAAGGTTATGAGCTGCACCAAATACATGGATGGAGAATTTGTATAAATGATCTAAGTGATCTGATCATGCTCAATGAAGGCTAGGATGGGTCCGCTAAAACAAGGCACTTGGATCTGTTTTTAAATAGTTTTAGAAACAGAGGAGAAAACCTTTGGTGACAAAAGAAATGGGTTGTTATTGGAATGATTCATAAATTTGACAGGAAAGGAGAATGTTATGCAGTTTTTAAGGTAGGATGCCAAGTGCTACATTTGAGTTCTAACTACTCACAGATGGAGGTACTTGGTTTCGACATcctaaattggtttgtactCAGTACTCACAGATGGAGGTAGTTGTTTTCGACATCCTAAATTGGTTTGGAAGTCTTTCATCTGTTGGAGCCTGAAGAGTACGATTGTGCATCTGCCATGATGAGTGGTATTAGCAGAAAGTTTGTAACTTTGCTGCAGTTAATGAAATCATTCCTTACTCCCTACAGGTTACTATAATTGCCTTTTAACCATGCCTAAGTGCTTCTCCAACCCTCAGAAAGTGTGGAAGCTTGTTAAGGTAGAAAGGGGTTGTCCACACCAAGTGGGATTTAATCGCCATGCCACTTGGTCCAAGAGAGGAAAGGAATACACACCAAACTTTTGATTGTAATATAGGAAAGGATTATGTTTTATGGGGAGAAATTTGTATATGAAAACATGAGCAAATTGTTTTATGGGAAATGTTCTTGTCAGTGCTCTTTTCTGTAGAACTCTATCTTTTCTAATATCCAGATATAATGttgctattccattcaaaaaaaaggggaaagaaaagaaaaaggaaacaaaagaagaaacacTGACCAAAATTACTGTATTGAAGTGACGGCTTTTATGCAATGCAATATATGAGTCAAAAACATTTTATCTTGTTAGTTGATAGTCATTATTATATTGCTTTgattattttgaatttttactGCCATCCAGCATTTTATGTTTTTATGCCCCTCTGACAGGTAGGCAGCGCTGCAGCTTATCTCCAGACAGGCTTATTCTTTGCCAAGCATTACTTTGTGATCTTATCTGCATCAATGCTTGTGATTACTTGGCTAAATTTGAGGTGACTAGAGCACGAGAGTGAGCATGCTCTTGAGGAATACATTGCAAAATCATTGTTGTTTATTATTcttatatgtgtgtatgtgtgtgtgtatgtgtgtatgtgtggatgtatgtgtatgtgtgtgcgTCTGTATGTGTgtctgtatgcatgtatgtgtgtACGTGTATGTGTGTCTGTATGTGTGTACGTGTATGTGTGTGTCTGTATGTGTGTACGTGCATGTGTGTCTGTGTGTGTATTTCTTGTAAGCTCATGATGACTCATGCAGCTTTCTAGCTAAGGAGTTATGTTTATTGTGTTTGTAGCAATGATGTTTATGATTTTGATACTGGCGCAGACCGACACAAAAAAGAATCTGTTGTTAATATCATTGGCAGGTATATTTAATTTTCTCATGGTTTTGTTTTTGTGTAATTGAACCTTTCATTAATTGATTGTGAAAAATAATGAAACTCATATTTGCAAATGTCGAGTAGTCGGACGGTTACACAATATGCCGCCAACATATCACTTGCGCTTGGCTTTATGGGGCTGATCTGGGCATCCATAGAAGCAGGAGACGTCCGATCCATCTTATTAGTGGCATATGCTATACTGTGTGGGTATGTTTATCAGGTAACAACTTGCTTATATACTGTGTTGGTAATTCAAGCAAGAAGCTTTATAAATTTTTGGTTCTGCGTATATAGTTTGCTGAATTTTTCCCTTTGACCATATATAATTTGCATTTTGGTTGATTATCCGAAAACTATAGTTGGCCTGAAGACTATCTTGGGTCATTGTTATCATTGCTTAAGAGAATCTCACCTGATTGCAATTTGCTCAATTTGACTCCTGTCACGAGGTGAATTCAAACCCAAAGCAGTCAAACTTAAGTTACCTTCAGTCTGTTCCAATATTCTGTGCCATCTGGATATCCAATATGGGATGTGCTTCGGTGGTTGTATTTACGATTCTTTGATATCACAATATTTTTGACATTCTACCTGttctttttttatgaaaatagacACCAAAAAATCAGATATAGAGATACAAGGATGAaggttttgttgttgttgtaatCTGTGACAATAGCTGAATTATGATTCTGCAGAAGGTGATCATTAGTCATTCCATTTTACGTTGTATTTTTTCAGTGTCCTCCATTTCGATTAAGTTACCAAGGACTTGGAGAACCATTGTGCTTTGCAGCATTTGGTCCATTTGCCACTACAGCGTTCTATTTCACTAACAGAAGCAAATATTTAACAAGGTTCATTTATAAGAGTATCTACTTGCTCATTCATGATTTGTTGGATTGGATAACTCCATTTAATCACGTCATGCAAATTTTCAGCGGACTAAGCCATCTCCCTCTCACTGGAACAGTTTTGTCAGCATCTGTTCTTGTTGGGTTAACAACCACTTTTATTCTTTTCTGCAGCCATTTTCACCAGGTGTGCTTCTAATTCTATGCCATTTGAGCATTTGCTTCCATTTTGCACTGTAAATGATGTCTGTATACTCATTGTCACTGAAATTGTTTAgattgatggagatcgagctgtTGGAAAGATGTCTCCCCTGGTATTTTTCTCTACATAGAGTTAGTTTTTCCTGAATGTCTTTAGTGGTTCAGAACTGTGAATGATCGTAATGCACACAGGTCAGAATTGGCACCAGAGCAGGCTCCAAAGTGGTGAGATTTGGAATCGTCtcactttattttcttttgctgGCTTTTGGATTATGCAAAACTCTTCCTTTGACCTGTGTTGTAAGTTGCTAATTAAGTGGACACAATATTTTCAAAGAACTCATATTACCAAATGTTTTCTCTGATAACTTCACTGGCCTATTCTCCAGTTTCTCTGTGCTCTGACCCTACCAGTAGGAAAGATTGTTGTAGACTATGTCGAAGAAAATCACAATGTAAGCATTCCTTCCCCACCAAAGTTTTACACATTCTACTTCTCATTTTTCATGTTTTCCACTGTCCAAGGAATGCTCTTTTGGCTTAATATTTCACTGGATTACAGGATAACAACAAGATTTTCATGGCAAAATATTATTGTGTGCGGCTGCATGCTTTGTTTGGGATTGCATTAGCTCTTGGATTGTGGCTAGCTAGAGCTGGAAATAAAGCATGACCATTGATGGAATCTTGACTTCATTGGACTCCGGAAAATATCAAACTTGGGTTGCATGAGGGCAGTTGTAAAAGTAAATGACCATTCTTTCTTGATGCTCAGTTGGACGGTTGCGGATTGTTTGGTATAAATTCTGCCATTTGGTACCCGATGCTTCTAAATGTGATCTCTCTAAGATTTTAGTTGATTATTTTCCTTTCATGATGGGGAAATACAATCAATAGCTGCCCATTAT carries:
- the LOC103717960 gene encoding 2-carboxy-1,4-naphthoquinone phytyltransferase, chloroplastic isoform X1 translates to MATALPFLPLLLSKPSSPPPPSLSRRTTTRPLRKCGKLAVAARKPWPPLWPRSSSQPTPEVAREGDADEISRATLLWRAAKLPIYSVALVPLTVGSAAAYLQTGLFFAKHYFVILSASMLVITWLNLSNDVYDFDTGADRHKKESVVNIIGSRTVTQYAANISLALGFMGLIWASIEAGDVRSILLVAYAILCGYVYQCPPFRLSYQGLGEPLCFAAFGPFATTAFYFTNRSKYLTRFIYKSIYLLIHDLLDWITPFNHVMQIFSGLSHLPLTGTVLSASVLVGLTTTFILFCSHFHQIDGDRAVGKMSPLVRIGTRAGSKVVRFGIVSLYFLLLAFGLCKTLPLTCVFLCALTLPVGKIVVDYVEENHNDNNKIFMAKYYCVRLHALFGIALALGLWLARAGNKA
- the LOC103717960 gene encoding 2-carboxy-1,4-naphthoquinone phytyltransferase, chloroplastic isoform X3 is translated as MATALPFLPLLLSKPSSPPPPSLSRRTTTRPLRKCGKLAVAARKPWPPLWPRSSSQPTPEVAREGDADEISRATLLWRAAKLPIYSVALVPLTVGSAAAYLQTGLFFAKHYFVILSASMLVITWLNLSNDVYDFDTGADRHKKESVVNIIGSRTVTQYAANISLALGFMGLIWASIEAGDVRSILLVAYAILCGYVYQCPPFRLSYQGLGEPLCFAAFGPFATTAFYFTNRSKYLTSGLSHLPLTGTVLSASVLVGLTTTFILFCSHFHQIDGDRAVGKMSPLVRIGTRAGSKVFLCALTLPVGKIVVDYVEENHNDNNKIFMAKYYCVRLHALFGIALALGLWLARAGNKA
- the LOC103717960 gene encoding 2-carboxy-1,4-naphthoquinone phytyltransferase, chloroplastic isoform X2 produces the protein MATALPFLPLLLSKPSSPPPPSLSRRTTTRPLRKCGKLAVAARKPWPPLWPRSSSQPTPEVAREGDADEISRATLLWRAAKLPIYSVALVPLTVGSAAAYLQTGLFFAKHYFVILSASMLVITWLNLSNDVYDFDTGADRHKKESVVNIIGSRTVTQYAANISLALGFMGLIWASIEAGDVRSILLVAYAILCGYVYQCPPFRLSYQGLGEPLCFAAFGPFATTAFYFTNRSKYLTSGLSHLPLTGTVLSASVLVGLTTTFILFCSHFHQIDGDRAVGKMSPLVRIGTRAGSKVVRFGIVSLYFLLLAFGLCKTLPLTCVFLCALTLPVGKIVVDYVEENHNDNNKIFMAKYYCVRLHALFGIALALGLWLARAGNKA